The following proteins are co-located in the Myxococcus guangdongensis genome:
- a CDS encoding M13 family metallopeptidase, producing MSPKKFIAHRAWATSALGTLLLTGCASAPQPAPTAETPPAVEAAPTTPEAPAAPAEAPVAEAPAPVAEAPAAPVVEEVSEEAVRRLGVELKNLDRAVRPQDDFYQFVNGTWLKTTPIPADRARYGTFIELADKSELAMRAIIEESAAAKARPSGSTPQKVGDLYNSFMDTARIEKLGIKPVASELARVKALKSKAGLPELFAEMQRNGLQTPFVMYVGQDQKQATRYIAQVSQSGLGLPDRDYYTKTEQRFVDIRAAYLTYIEKLLTLAGEKDAKKAAEDIFALEAKLAEKSWDRVKNRDREATYNLKTVKELDALTPGFSWARFLKATGAQKSPGVIVRQPDFLQALAQTVEATPLPVLKQYLSYKVLSGRAPMLSSAFEQASFEFYGKTLQGLQENRPRWKRAVTAVEGSLGEAVGQLYVERHFSPSSKQRMQELVSNLREAFRQGIDGLDWMSAETKAQAQAKLSKFNVKIGYPDKWRDYSRLKIVPGELVANVRRSEVFDHAFMVSKLGKPIDRQEWGMTPQTVNAYYSSTMNEIVFPAAILQPPFFNPDADDATNYGAIGAVIGHEFSHGFDDQGSRSDGDGNLRNWWTEQDQAGFKQRTAVLVEQYSGFSPLEAMKVNGELTLGENIGDLSGLAVAYKAYTLSLQGKDAPAIAGFTGPQRFFLGWGQIWRGLYRDDAMRQMLLTDPHSPPQYRVNGVVRNMSEFYEAFGVKEGDAAYLAPEKRVKIW from the coding sequence ATGAGCCCCAAGAAGTTCATTGCCCACCGAGCCTGGGCCACCAGCGCCCTCGGCACTCTCCTTTTGACTGGCTGCGCCAGCGCGCCCCAGCCCGCGCCCACCGCCGAGACGCCTCCGGCCGTCGAGGCCGCGCCCACCACCCCCGAGGCGCCCGCCGCTCCGGCCGAGGCTCCCGTCGCCGAGGCTCCCGCTCCGGTGGCCGAGGCGCCCGCCGCGCCCGTCGTCGAGGAGGTGTCCGAGGAGGCCGTGCGCCGGCTGGGCGTGGAGCTGAAGAACCTGGACCGCGCCGTCCGCCCGCAGGACGACTTCTACCAGTTCGTCAACGGCACCTGGCTGAAGACCACGCCCATCCCCGCGGACCGCGCTCGCTACGGCACGTTCATCGAGCTGGCGGACAAGTCCGAGCTGGCGATGCGCGCGATCATCGAGGAGTCCGCCGCCGCGAAGGCTCGCCCCTCCGGCTCCACGCCGCAGAAGGTGGGTGACCTCTACAACAGCTTCATGGACACCGCGCGCATCGAGAAGCTGGGCATCAAGCCCGTCGCCTCGGAGCTCGCGCGCGTCAAGGCGCTGAAGAGCAAGGCGGGCTTGCCAGAGCTCTTCGCGGAGATGCAGCGCAACGGCCTGCAGACGCCGTTCGTGATGTACGTGGGGCAGGATCAGAAGCAGGCCACGCGCTACATCGCGCAGGTCAGCCAGAGCGGCCTGGGTCTGCCGGACCGCGACTACTACACGAAGACGGAGCAGCGCTTCGTCGACATCCGCGCCGCGTACCTGACGTACATCGAGAAGCTGCTCACGCTGGCGGGTGAGAAGGACGCGAAGAAGGCGGCCGAGGACATCTTCGCGCTCGAGGCGAAGCTGGCCGAGAAGAGCTGGGACCGGGTGAAGAACCGGGACCGCGAGGCCACGTACAACCTGAAGACGGTCAAGGAGCTGGACGCGCTGACGCCCGGGTTCTCGTGGGCGCGCTTCCTGAAGGCCACTGGCGCGCAGAAGTCGCCGGGTGTCATCGTCCGTCAGCCCGACTTCCTCCAGGCGCTGGCGCAGACGGTGGAGGCCACGCCGCTGCCCGTGCTCAAGCAGTACCTGAGCTACAAGGTGCTGTCCGGCCGCGCGCCGATGCTGTCGTCGGCCTTCGAGCAGGCGTCGTTCGAGTTCTACGGCAAGACGCTGCAGGGCCTGCAGGAGAACCGCCCGCGTTGGAAGCGCGCGGTGACGGCGGTGGAGGGCTCGCTGGGCGAGGCCGTGGGCCAGCTCTACGTGGAGCGGCACTTCTCGCCGTCGTCCAAGCAGCGCATGCAGGAGCTGGTGTCGAACCTGCGCGAGGCGTTCCGTCAGGGCATCGACGGGCTGGACTGGATGAGCGCCGAGACGAAGGCGCAGGCCCAGGCGAAGCTGTCGAAGTTCAACGTGAAGATCGGCTACCCGGACAAGTGGCGTGACTACTCGCGCCTGAAGATCGTCCCTGGCGAGCTGGTGGCGAACGTGCGCCGCAGCGAGGTGTTCGACCACGCGTTCATGGTGAGCAAGCTGGGCAAGCCCATCGACCGTCAGGAGTGGGGCATGACGCCGCAGACGGTGAATGCCTACTACAGCTCCACGATGAACGAGATCGTCTTCCCGGCCGCGATCCTGCAGCCGCCGTTCTTCAACCCGGACGCGGACGACGCGACGAACTACGGCGCCATCGGCGCCGTGATTGGCCACGAGTTCAGCCACGGCTTCGACGACCAGGGCAGCCGCTCGGATGGTGACGGCAACCTGCGCAACTGGTGGACGGAGCAGGACCAGGCGGGCTTCAAGCAGCGCACGGCGGTGCTGGTGGAGCAGTACTCGGGCTTCAGCCCGCTGGAGGCCATGAAGGTCAACGGTGAGCTGACGCTGGGCGAGAACATCGGCGACCTGAGCGGGCTCGCGGTGGCGTACAAGGCCTACACGCTGTCGTTGCAGGGCAAGGACGCGCCCGCCATCGCCGGCTTCACGGGCCCGCAGCGCTTCTTCCTCGGCTGGGGGCAGATCTGGCGTGGGCTGTACCGCGACGATGCGATGCGCCAGATGCTGTTGACGGACCCCCACTCGCCGCCGCAGTACCGCGTCAACGGCGTGGTGCGGAACATGTCGGAGTTCTACGAGGCGTTCGGCGTGAAGGAAGGCGACGCCGCGTACCTCGCTCCCGAGAAGCGCGTGAAGATCTGGTAG
- a CDS encoding fumarate hydratase, with translation MTDFQFQEMLPLGKDETPYRLLTKDHVTPIEAAGRSFIQVAPEAISLLTREAMRDIAHLLRPGHLGQLSNILKDPEASSNDRFVALELLKNANIAAGGVLPSCQDTGTAIVMGKKGQHVLTDGRDEEAISRGVFDTYRTSNLRYSQMAPLDMYKEVNTGNNLPAQIELYATAGDAYKFLFMAKGGGSANKSYLYQETKAVLNPQSLLAFLDAKIRSLGTAACPPYHLAIVVGGTSAEFALKTAKYASARYLDTLPTEGNALGRGFRDVELEQKVLELTQRMGIGAQFGGKYFCHDVRVIRLPRHGASCPVAIAVSCSADRQILGKITRDGVYLEQLEADPAKYLPETTESDLGGEVVKLDLNRPMSELRAELSRYPIKTRLSLSGPMVVARDIAHAKLKERLDRGEGMPQYLKDRMVYYAGPAKTPEGYASGSFGPTTAGRMDAYVDQFQAEGGSFVMLAKGNRSQAVTDACKKHGGFYLGSIGGPAARLAKDCITKVEVLEYEELGMEAVWKIEVVDFPAFIVVDDKGNDFFANINKPTAKKG, from the coding sequence ATGACCGACTTTCAGTTCCAGGAAATGCTTCCGCTGGGCAAGGACGAGACGCCCTACCGCCTGCTCACGAAGGACCACGTCACGCCCATCGAGGCCGCCGGGCGGTCCTTCATCCAGGTGGCGCCGGAGGCCATCTCCCTGTTGACGCGTGAGGCGATGCGCGACATCGCCCACCTGCTGCGTCCCGGGCACCTGGGCCAGCTGTCGAACATCCTGAAGGACCCCGAGGCGTCCTCGAATGATCGCTTCGTGGCGCTGGAGCTGCTGAAGAACGCGAACATCGCCGCTGGTGGCGTGCTGCCGTCCTGCCAGGACACGGGCACCGCCATCGTGATGGGCAAGAAGGGCCAGCACGTCCTCACGGACGGGCGCGACGAGGAGGCCATCTCCCGGGGCGTGTTCGACACGTACCGCACGTCCAACCTGCGCTACTCGCAGATGGCGCCGCTGGACATGTACAAGGAGGTCAACACCGGCAACAACCTGCCCGCGCAGATCGAACTCTACGCGACGGCGGGTGACGCCTACAAGTTCCTGTTCATGGCCAAGGGCGGTGGCTCGGCGAACAAGAGCTACCTGTACCAGGAGACCAAGGCGGTCCTGAACCCGCAGAGCCTGCTGGCGTTCCTGGACGCGAAGATCCGCTCGCTGGGCACGGCGGCGTGTCCGCCGTACCACCTGGCCATCGTGGTGGGTGGCACGTCCGCGGAGTTCGCGCTGAAGACGGCGAAGTACGCCTCCGCGCGCTACCTGGACACGCTGCCCACCGAAGGCAACGCGTTGGGCCGGGGCTTCCGGGACGTGGAGCTGGAGCAGAAGGTGCTGGAGCTCACGCAGCGCATGGGCATCGGCGCGCAGTTCGGCGGCAAGTACTTCTGTCACGACGTGCGGGTCATCCGCCTGCCGCGTCACGGCGCTTCGTGTCCGGTGGCCATCGCGGTGTCGTGCTCGGCGGACCGGCAGATTCTGGGGAAGATCACCCGGGACGGCGTCTACCTGGAGCAGCTGGAGGCGGACCCGGCGAAGTACCTGCCGGAGACGACGGAGTCCGACCTGGGCGGCGAGGTGGTGAAGCTGGACCTGAACCGGCCGATGAGCGAGCTGCGCGCGGAGCTGTCGCGCTACCCCATCAAGACGCGCCTGTCGCTGTCGGGGCCCATGGTGGTGGCACGCGACATCGCGCACGCGAAGCTCAAGGAGCGGTTGGACCGGGGCGAGGGCATGCCGCAGTACCTGAAGGACCGCATGGTGTACTACGCGGGTCCGGCGAAGACGCCGGAGGGCTACGCGTCCGGTTCGTTCGGTCCGACGACGGCGGGGCGCATGGACGCGTACGTGGACCAGTTCCAGGCCGAGGGTGGCAGCTTCGTGATGTTGGCGAAGGGCAACCGCTCGCAGGCAGTCACCGACGCGTGCAAGAAGCACGGTGGCTTCTACCTGGGCTCCATCGGCGGTCCGGCGGCGCGGCTGGCCAAGGACTGCATCACCAAGGTGGAGGTCCTGGAGTACGAGGAGCTGGGCATGGAGGCCGTGTGGAAGATCGAGGTCGTCGACTTCCCGGCGTTCATCGTGGTGGATGACAAGGGCAACGACTTCTTCGCCAACATCAACAAGCCCACGGCGAAGAAGGGCTGA
- the rd gene encoding rubredoxin, producing the protein MSKAKRYRCVTCEHIYDPALGDPDTGIAPGTAFEDLPDDWMCPDCMSPKSSFEPLDD; encoded by the coding sequence ATGTCCAAGGCCAAGCGCTACCGCTGCGTCACGTGTGAGCACATCTATGATCCCGCTCTGGGCGACCCCGACACCGGCATCGCCCCGGGGACGGCCTTCGAAGACCTCCCGGACGACTGGATGTGCCCGGATTGCATGTCTCCGAAGTCCTCCTTCGAACCCCTGGACGACTGA
- a CDS encoding OmpA family protein, whose translation MASSSVQALWLGILALASATAHAAEPSTVEQRAREDLDRQLQALVKTPPPEIVITYEGLPGAGSARAYKLLEVDFILNGQPLAVPGLDVLSGPGIHRLAALKVDEGSYTLVSRVTYTNNDTWNLFSEESGFLWKMTASVTFQAQKGLRMKVRVLPGINPTAPDPRLKLKLGHDVSAEMTAQLADASLAEDAGTPAVVARAPVTLPLPPPPPVTPPPTTQPLAMAPPPVAPPKETPELGPVAPGKLLLKVLSGKKPVAATAYVRGKGAPRQVILEKNAKKPAPVMLPPGEYTVDVLAQGFLAQTRQVKVTREREATLSFTLAKAPAKKTAQASVKNERVELPKPPRFAEKQAAPRKGSTAGIALLVDMLVRDESLKLRLEGHTDNREAPATARQALSEARAKALADALVREGLNPTRIETSGLGDSRPKAPNLIPRGRELNRRVDIVLVRGK comes from the coding sequence GTGGCTTCCTCTTCCGTCCAAGCACTGTGGCTCGGCATCCTGGCTCTCGCGAGCGCCACGGCGCACGCGGCCGAGCCTTCCACCGTCGAGCAGCGCGCCCGCGAAGACCTGGACCGTCAGCTCCAGGCGCTGGTCAAGACGCCTCCGCCCGAAATCGTCATCACCTACGAGGGCCTCCCCGGCGCCGGCAGCGCGCGGGCCTACAAGCTGCTCGAGGTGGACTTCATCCTCAACGGCCAGCCGCTGGCGGTGCCCGGGCTGGACGTCCTCAGTGGCCCCGGCATCCACCGGCTCGCCGCGCTCAAGGTGGACGAGGGCTCGTACACGCTGGTGTCGCGCGTCACCTACACCAACAACGACACGTGGAACCTCTTCAGCGAGGAGAGTGGCTTCCTCTGGAAGATGACGGCGTCCGTCACGTTCCAGGCGCAGAAGGGCCTGCGCATGAAGGTGCGGGTGCTCCCCGGCATCAACCCCACGGCGCCGGACCCCCGCCTCAAGCTGAAGCTCGGCCATGACGTGTCGGCGGAGATGACCGCGCAGCTCGCGGACGCCTCGTTGGCGGAGGACGCGGGCACGCCCGCCGTGGTCGCCAGGGCGCCGGTGACGCTGCCGTTGCCGCCGCCGCCGCCCGTGACGCCGCCGCCCACGACGCAGCCGCTCGCGATGGCGCCGCCCCCCGTGGCGCCTCCCAAGGAGACGCCGGAGCTGGGGCCGGTGGCTCCCGGCAAGCTGCTGTTGAAGGTGCTGTCGGGCAAGAAGCCCGTGGCGGCCACCGCGTATGTCCGGGGCAAGGGCGCGCCTCGGCAGGTCATCCTCGAGAAGAACGCGAAGAAGCCCGCGCCGGTGATGCTGCCTCCGGGCGAGTACACCGTGGACGTGCTGGCCCAGGGCTTCCTCGCCCAGACGCGTCAGGTGAAGGTGACCCGCGAGCGCGAGGCCACGTTGTCCTTCACGCTGGCGAAGGCGCCCGCGAAGAAGACGGCGCAGGCCAGTGTGAAGAACGAGCGGGTGGAGCTGCCCAAGCCGCCGCGCTTCGCGGAGAAGCAGGCCGCGCCGCGCAAGGGCTCCACGGCTGGCATCGCCCTGTTGGTGGACATGCTGGTGCGCGACGAGTCGCTGAAGCTGCGGCTGGAGGGGCACACGGACAACCGCGAGGCGCCCGCGACGGCCCGGCAGGCGCTCTCCGAGGCGCGCGCGAAGGCCCTGGCGGACGCGCTGGTGCGCGAGGGGTTGAATCCGACGCGCATCGAGACCTCGGGCCTGGGCGACTCCCGTCCCAAGGCGCCCAACCTGATTCCTCGCGGCCGTGAGCTGAACCGCCGCGTGGACATCGTGCTGGTGCGCGGCAAGTAG
- a CDS encoding zinc metalloprotease, whose amino-acid sequence MRAICFMGVLLFSGAGLVTSCTGAEPEDPATVSSQGLEAYREPDSEVYVVEGDLAFDGESALQEYLAPAEEQGLAVACPQGVIIKWMPDEARDLRYCVSTAFGARHAAVVSALNQAAASWEAVANVDFIHASSFDGACTASQSGVVFDVRPVTGAAYLARAFFPNAGRSARNLLLDSTAFGSIAPLTLAGLLRHELGHVLGFLHEPNATCPDQANTCALTDPDPNSVMLYWGCGRRAGDLFLSRLDAQAAGFLYP is encoded by the coding sequence ATGCGTGCCATCTGCTTCATGGGAGTGCTGCTGTTCAGCGGTGCGGGCCTCGTCACGTCGTGCACCGGAGCCGAGCCGGAGGACCCAGCGACGGTCTCCAGTCAGGGGCTCGAGGCGTACCGGGAGCCCGATTCGGAGGTGTACGTCGTCGAGGGCGACCTGGCTTTCGATGGGGAGTCAGCGCTCCAGGAGTACCTGGCGCCCGCGGAGGAGCAGGGCCTCGCGGTGGCGTGTCCCCAGGGGGTCATCATCAAGTGGATGCCCGACGAGGCGCGTGACCTGCGCTACTGCGTCAGCACGGCGTTCGGTGCGCGGCACGCGGCGGTGGTGAGCGCGTTGAACCAGGCGGCGGCCTCATGGGAGGCGGTGGCCAACGTGGACTTCATCCATGCGTCCAGCTTCGACGGCGCGTGCACGGCATCGCAGTCGGGCGTCGTCTTCGATGTCCGTCCCGTCACCGGCGCGGCCTATCTCGCGCGGGCGTTCTTCCCGAACGCGGGTCGCTCGGCGCGCAACCTCCTCCTCGACAGCACGGCCTTCGGCAGCATCGCGCCGTTGACGCTGGCGGGCCTGCTGCGGCACGAGCTGGGACACGTGCTGGGCTTCCTGCACGAGCCGAACGCCACGTGTCCCGACCAGGCCAACACCTGCGCGCTGACGGACCCGGACCCGAACTCGGTGATGCTCTATTGGGGGTGCGGACGGCGCGCGGGCGACCTGTTCCTGAGTCGGTTGGACGCCCAGGCCGCGGGCTTCTTGTACCCGTAG
- a CDS encoding L,D-transpeptidase family protein has product MSTPLFRIVSLLGVLVALSAQAKDRVATARQNRMKDVTALFAAAKTPWPTEQLYVRAFKHERELEVWAGPKDGPLVKVRTYPFCAASGELGPKRRQGDLQVPEGFYAIDLFNPVSSYHLSMRVSYPNAADKHHQTPGVSLGGDIYVHGDCVSIGCIAIEDGPIEELYLMALDTRAHTKKDPTIHIFPRRLDAAGMKALEDTAGTDAKLVALWRSLAPAYTLFEESRQVPRTSIDAKTGDYRVTPVPKPRAAGR; this is encoded by the coding sequence ATGAGCACTCCCCTCTTCCGAATCGTCAGCCTCCTGGGCGTCCTCGTCGCGCTGAGCGCGCAGGCCAAGGACCGCGTCGCCACGGCGCGCCAGAACCGCATGAAGGACGTCACGGCCCTCTTCGCCGCGGCGAAGACCCCGTGGCCCACCGAGCAGCTCTACGTGCGGGCCTTCAAGCACGAGCGCGAGCTGGAGGTCTGGGCAGGCCCGAAGGATGGGCCCCTGGTGAAGGTGCGGACCTATCCCTTCTGTGCCGCGTCCGGTGAGCTGGGCCCCAAGCGGAGGCAGGGAGACCTGCAGGTCCCCGAGGGCTTCTACGCCATCGACCTCTTCAACCCGGTGAGCAGCTACCACCTGTCCATGCGGGTCAGCTACCCGAACGCGGCCGACAAGCACCATCAGACGCCCGGCGTCTCGCTCGGAGGCGACATCTACGTGCACGGGGACTGCGTGAGCATCGGGTGCATCGCCATCGAGGATGGGCCCATCGAGGAGCTGTACTTGATGGCCCTCGACACGCGCGCGCACACGAAGAAGGACCCGACCATCCACATCTTCCCGCGCAGGCTCGACGCGGCGGGGATGAAGGCGCTCGAGGACACAGCGGGGACGGACGCGAAGCTCGTCGCCCTCTGGCGGAGCCTCGCGCCCGCGTACACCCTCTTCGAGGAGAGTCGTCAGGTGCCTCGCACGAGCATCGACGCGAAGACGGGCGACTACCGCGTGACGCCCGTCCCGAAGCCTCGCGCCGCGGGCCGCTGA
- a CDS encoding DUF2071 domain-containing protein: MKPESLAALVALAAEPWGMDEQELHARLSLAGVRDPASALRALSSAGLVRQERRRWTPTPSGHEALRHAESLLTASQDPSPSSPDMEECPSVPWLTQVQTHWVEAVSLNYAVDPERLARLLPAPLVPELHRGTAWVQVLMSSLRDMRPQGVSPLLGVCFYQVSYRAAARYRNARGEWRRGGYFVRSETNDPVMRRVGNTLDEFRFHEFGEAHMVMAREGDLLTLAVDPEERFAGGRLVAVFDTRPRNEPPVGSVWTGLEDLHEPLVECYDALGVSGDFVYVLTIDREPWNARFCTPVELYCEYFEDGPLAPGARLDSVLHLTECAYRWRPLRRERHAL; this comes from the coding sequence ATGAAGCCGGAGTCGCTCGCCGCGCTGGTGGCCCTCGCGGCCGAGCCCTGGGGCATGGACGAGCAGGAGCTCCATGCGCGCCTCTCGCTCGCGGGGGTGAGGGACCCAGCCTCCGCGCTGCGAGCCCTCTCGAGCGCCGGGCTCGTTCGCCAGGAGCGACGCCGCTGGACACCGACACCCTCCGGACATGAGGCGCTCAGACATGCAGAGAGCCTGCTCACGGCCAGTCAGGACCCGAGCCCCAGCTCTCCGGACATGGAGGAGTGTCCCTCGGTGCCCTGGCTCACGCAGGTGCAAACGCACTGGGTGGAGGCCGTGTCGCTCAACTACGCCGTGGACCCGGAGCGACTGGCGCGCCTCCTGCCCGCGCCCCTGGTGCCCGAGCTCCACCGGGGCACGGCGTGGGTGCAGGTGCTGATGTCCTCGCTGCGCGACATGCGCCCCCAGGGGGTGTCCCCGCTGCTCGGCGTGTGCTTCTACCAGGTGAGCTACCGGGCCGCGGCGCGCTACCGCAACGCGCGAGGCGAGTGGCGGCGCGGCGGCTACTTCGTGCGCAGCGAGACGAATGACCCGGTGATGCGCCGGGTGGGCAACACGCTGGACGAGTTCCGCTTCCACGAGTTCGGCGAGGCCCACATGGTGATGGCCCGCGAGGGCGACCTGCTCACCCTGGCGGTGGACCCGGAGGAGCGCTTCGCCGGAGGACGACTGGTGGCGGTGTTCGACACGCGCCCCAGGAACGAGCCACCCGTCGGCAGCGTGTGGACGGGACTGGAGGACCTGCACGAGCCTTTGGTCGAGTGCTACGACGCGCTCGGAGTCTCGGGCGACTTCGTGTATGTGCTCACCATCGACCGTGAGCCGTGGAACGCGCGCTTCTGCACGCCCGTGGAGCTGTACTGCGAGTACTTCGAGGACGGTCCGCTCGCCCCGGGAGCGCGACTGGACTCGGTGCTCCACCTTACCGAGTGCGCGTACCGATGGCGGCCCTTGCGCCGGGAACGTCACGCACTCTGA